From a single Hymenobacter sp. YIM 151500-1 genomic region:
- a CDS encoding MarR family winged helix-turn-helix transcriptional regulator has protein sequence MTPEETVDYNIKVAWHAISRMYNTQAAKHDITTSIGFVLLNIDQQNGTPATKIAPLLGLETRSLTRILRSMEEKGLIYKQADQLDKRSVRIFLTEEGLRKKEVSRQTVRHFNQKVREKIPQHELEVLFKVVSQITGMIEGKTLFEDFKLKPLRSEQSAA, from the coding sequence ATGACACCCGAAGAAACCGTCGATTATAATATCAAAGTTGCCTGGCACGCCATTTCGCGCATGTACAATACGCAGGCCGCCAAGCACGACATTACCACCAGCATCGGCTTTGTGCTGCTGAACATCGACCAGCAAAACGGGACGCCGGCCACCAAGATTGCGCCCCTGCTGGGCCTGGAAACCCGCAGCCTTACGCGCATTCTGCGAAGCATGGAGGAGAAAGGCCTCATCTACAAGCAGGCCGACCAGCTCGACAAACGCTCGGTGCGCATTTTCCTGACCGAAGAGGGGCTGCGCAAAAAGGAAGTTTCGCGCCAGACCGTGCGCCACTTCAACCAGAAGGTGCGTGAGAAAATCCCGCAGCACGAGCTGGAGGTGCTGTTTAAGGTAGTCAGCCAGATTACGGGTATGATTGAAGGCAAAACCCTCTTCGAGGATTTCAAACTGAAACCCCTGCGCTCCGAGCAGTCGGCGGCTTAA
- the murQ gene encoding N-acetylmuramic acid 6-phosphate etherase: MSTTESPSSFDHLETLSTRELLAGINSVDQTVPQAVAQALPQLEALVEATVARLGAGGRLFYIGAGTSGRLGILDASECPPTFGVPHGLVVGLIAGGDTAIRRAVENAEDNAEQAWHDLREYDINNRDIVVGIAASGRTPYVIGGLEQARRQGIATGCIVCNAGSAVAAAAEFPVEIVTGPEFVTGSTRLKAGTAQKLALNMLTTATFIRLGRVKGNKMVDMQLSNAKLVDRGQRMLMEELGIGQDAAAELLRQHGSVRAALDAQP, from the coding sequence ATGAGCACCACCGAAAGCCCCTCATCATTCGACCACCTCGAAACGCTGAGCACGCGCGAGCTGCTGGCTGGCATCAACAGCGTGGACCAGACGGTGCCGCAGGCCGTGGCCCAGGCTCTGCCGCAGCTGGAGGCGCTGGTAGAGGCTACGGTGGCCCGGCTGGGTGCCGGCGGGCGGCTGTTCTACATCGGGGCCGGCACCAGCGGGCGGCTGGGTATTCTGGACGCGTCGGAGTGCCCACCCACGTTTGGGGTGCCGCACGGGCTGGTCGTAGGGCTGATTGCCGGCGGCGACACTGCTATTCGCCGGGCCGTGGAAAACGCCGAGGACAACGCCGAACAAGCCTGGCACGACCTGCGCGAGTACGATATCAACAACCGTGACATCGTGGTCGGTATTGCCGCTTCGGGCCGGACGCCCTACGTAATCGGGGGCCTGGAGCAGGCCCGGCGCCAGGGCATTGCCACGGGCTGCATCGTGTGCAACGCTGGCTCGGCAGTAGCGGCGGCGGCCGAGTTTCCGGTGGAAATTGTGACCGGGCCGGAGTTTGTGACGGGCAGCACCCGCCTGAAGGCCGGCACGGCGCAGAAGCTGGCCCTGAACATGCTCACCACGGCCACTTTTATCCGCCTGGGCCGGGTGAAGGGCAACAAGATGGTGGACATGCAGCTTTCCAACGCCAAGCTCGTGGACCGGGGCCAGCGGATGCTGATGGAGGAGCTGGGCATTGGGCAAGACGCAGCGGCCGAGTTGCTGCGTCAGCACGGCTCGGTGCGGGCGGCCCTGGACGCGCAGCCGTAG
- a CDS encoding carboxypeptidase-like regulatory domain-containing protein, with amino-acid sequence MRNFTQFLLSFCATVLLAGCEGKDDPTPASQSMTGNLVGFVNPVDEFGNPVSKSGVNVTLEGITPQRTTASDANGRYEFTGLRAGTYNIAFARQDVSAFKRLSVAHVGGEQPTFAFTSTLTQPSSSRITNPFVSSSFAGSGTVSIQFNIVNNAAPPSGTFHRYVAFVGNSSSVSSITGTWYANTTFSSSSFNSSSTGVVTFNRAVLNSLGLASGSTAYAVLHALPSSFLSMIDPATGRTTPVGLGPASVVVPFVVP; translated from the coding sequence ATGAGAAATTTTACTCAGTTCCTCTTGTCCTTTTGTGCCACAGTGTTGCTGGCTGGTTGTGAAGGAAAAGATGACCCTACCCCCGCCAGCCAGTCCATGACCGGAAATTTGGTTGGTTTCGTTAACCCAGTGGACGAGTTTGGTAACCCTGTGTCCAAAAGCGGTGTGAACGTAACGCTGGAAGGTATTACGCCCCAGCGGACCACTGCTTCCGATGCCAATGGGCGCTATGAATTTACGGGCTTGCGGGCCGGCACCTACAACATAGCCTTCGCCCGCCAAGACGTTAGTGCATTCAAGCGGCTCAGCGTAGCGCACGTTGGGGGCGAGCAGCCCACATTTGCTTTCACGTCAACTTTGACCCAGCCGTCTTCGAGCCGGATTACCAACCCGTTCGTATCCTCTTCCTTTGCGGGCAGCGGCACGGTTAGCATCCAGTTCAACATTGTAAATAACGCTGCTCCCCCCAGTGGCACTTTCCACCGCTACGTGGCATTTGTGGGCAATAGCTCCAGCGTGTCGTCTATCACTGGTACATGGTATGCTAACACCACATTTAGCTCTTCATCATTCAACTCTTCGTCAACCGGCGTCGTAACGTTCAACCGAGCGGTGTTGAACAGCTTAGGGCTGGCATCGGGTAGTACGGCCTACGCCGTCCTACACGCACTGCCTAGCTCATTCCTCTCCATGATAGACCCGGCCACGGGTCGCACCACACCCGTTGGCCTTGGCCCAGCCTCAGTAGTGGTACCGTTTGTGGTTCCCTAG
- the der gene encoding ribosome biogenesis GTPase Der, whose translation MKNTIAIVGRPNVGKSTLFNRLVGQRKAIMDNESGVTRDRHYGYGDWTGKYFTVIDTGGYVHNSEDIFEGEINKQVKLAIEEADVVLFMVDVDAGLHSLDEEFADVLRRYQGKKPIYLVANKADTNARAHAAGEFYALGLGDGEIYPISSQSGSGTGDLLDAVVSHFEDEGVEEPDAGVPKIAVVGRPNVGKSSFVNLLLGTERSIVTDIAGTTRDSIQARYNAFGNEFILVDTAGLRRKTKVHEDIEFYSVLRSIRALEESDVCIVMLDATRGIEAQDLNIIGLADKNRKGIVILVNKWDLIEDKQTNTAKEFEEKIREKIAPINYPPILFVSVLNKQRVHKAIETAVQVYENKRRKIPTSELNEVMLKEIEKYPLPITKGKMVRIKYATQLPTHNPVFAFFCNLPQYVKESYTRYLENRLREHFDFTGVPIGIVFRKK comes from the coding sequence ATGAAGAATACTATTGCAATTGTGGGCCGCCCCAACGTGGGCAAGTCCACCCTGTTCAACCGCCTCGTGGGCCAGCGCAAGGCCATCATGGACAACGAAAGCGGCGTCACGCGCGACCGACACTACGGCTACGGCGACTGGACCGGCAAGTACTTCACCGTCATCGACACGGGCGGGTACGTGCACAACTCCGAAGATATCTTTGAGGGCGAAATCAACAAGCAGGTGAAGCTCGCCATTGAGGAAGCCGACGTGGTGCTGTTTATGGTGGACGTAGACGCCGGCCTGCACTCCCTGGACGAGGAGTTTGCCGACGTGCTGCGCCGCTACCAGGGCAAAAAGCCTATCTACCTCGTGGCCAACAAGGCCGATACCAACGCCCGCGCCCACGCCGCCGGCGAGTTCTACGCCCTGGGCCTCGGCGACGGTGAAATCTACCCCATCAGCTCCCAGAGCGGTTCCGGCACCGGCGACCTGCTCGACGCCGTGGTTAGCCACTTCGAGGACGAAGGCGTGGAGGAGCCCGATGCCGGCGTGCCCAAAATCGCCGTCGTCGGCCGGCCCAACGTGGGTAAGTCCTCGTTCGTGAACCTGCTGCTCGGCACTGAGCGCAGCATCGTCACCGACATTGCCGGCACCACCCGCGACTCCATCCAGGCCCGCTACAACGCCTTCGGCAACGAGTTTATCCTAGTAGACACGGCCGGCCTGCGCCGCAAAACCAAGGTGCACGAAGACATCGAGTTCTACTCCGTGCTCCGTTCCATCCGGGCCCTGGAAGAGTCTGACGTGTGCATTGTGATGCTCGACGCCACCCGCGGCATCGAGGCCCAGGACCTGAACATCATCGGCCTGGCCGACAAAAACCGCAAGGGCATTGTGATTCTGGTGAACAAGTGGGACCTGATTGAGGACAAGCAGACCAACACGGCCAAGGAGTTTGAGGAGAAGATTCGGGAGAAGATTGCCCCCATCAACTACCCACCCATTCTGTTCGTGTCGGTGCTCAACAAGCAGCGCGTGCACAAGGCCATCGAAACGGCCGTGCAGGTGTACGAAAACAAGCGCCGCAAAATTCCGACTTCCGAGCTGAATGAGGTGATGCTCAAGGAGATTGAGAAGTACCCGCTGCCCATCACCAAGGGCAAAATGGTGCGCATTAAGTATGCCACCCAGCTGCCCACGCACAATCCGGTGTTTGCCTTCTTCTGCAACCTGCCGCAGTACGTGAAGGAAAGCTACACCCGCTACCTCGAAAACCGCCTGCGCGAGCATTTCGACTTCACGGGCGTGCCCATCGGCATCGTGTTCCGCAAGAAGTAA
- a CDS encoding 3-hydroxyacyl-CoA dehydrogenase/enoyl-CoA hydratase family protein yields the protein MNRTIKKVAVLGSGVMGSRIACHFANIGVQVLLLDIAPKELTPDEEKKGLKLDSPAVKNRIVNSSLQATVAANPSPLYRKSEVSRIKTGNFDDNLKDIAGCDWTIEVVVERLDIKKSLFERVEQFRKPGTLITSNTSGIPIHMMTEGRSDDFKRHFCGTHFFNPPRYLKLLEIIPTPATDPAIVDFLMHYGDLYLGKTTVLAKDTPAFIANRVGVFAIMDVLQVMSQLGLTVEEVDKLTGPVIGHAKSATFRTSDVVGLDTLMNVANGLAQNLPNDEAKDAFQLPDFLKKMGENKWLGDKTGQGFYKKVRGEGGKSEIQALDLNTLEYKPSQKVKFATLETTKPIEKLADRFKVLVAGKDKAADFYRKTFAGLFAYVSNRIPEITDALYKIDDALRAGFGWEMGPFETWDALGVQKGLELAQAEGKTVAPWVQEMLAAGHSSFYKVSEQGVKQFYDIESKSYKAIPGVENFVILDNLRATGKVLWKNAGASVIDLGDGILNVEFHSKMNSLGSDVIQGLLKGVELAEKDFRGLVVGNDGPNFSAGANLGLVYMFALDQEYDELNLMIAQFQQAMMRMRYSSIPVVGAPHGLALGGGCELNLHCDRVVAAAETYMGLVEFGVGLIPAGGGTKEMTLRTAAKYEEGEPEFNLIRNTFVTISTAKVSTSAAEAEDLGFLRHGDEIVVNGSRVIAEAKQAAIELAEDGYTMPVQKTNIKVHGKGALGMFLTGVHAMKEGRYISDHDVKIANKLAYVMCGGDLSAPTEVSEQYLLDLEREAFLSLCGERKTLERIQSILTTGKPLRN from the coding sequence ATGAACCGTACCATCAAGAAAGTAGCCGTCCTGGGCTCCGGGGTGATGGGCTCGCGCATTGCGTGCCATTTCGCCAACATCGGTGTGCAGGTGCTGCTGCTCGACATTGCGCCCAAGGAACTCACGCCCGACGAGGAAAAGAAAGGCCTGAAGCTGGATTCGCCGGCGGTAAAAAACCGCATCGTGAACAGCTCATTGCAGGCTACCGTGGCCGCCAACCCCTCGCCGCTGTACCGCAAAAGCGAGGTAAGCCGCATCAAAACCGGCAACTTCGACGACAACCTCAAGGACATTGCCGGCTGCGACTGGACGATTGAGGTAGTAGTGGAACGCCTGGACATCAAGAAAAGCCTGTTTGAGCGCGTGGAGCAGTTCCGCAAGCCCGGCACGCTCATCACCTCCAACACCAGCGGCATCCCGATTCATATGATGACGGAAGGCCGCTCCGACGACTTCAAGCGGCACTTCTGTGGCACGCACTTCTTCAACCCGCCGCGCTACCTGAAGCTGCTCGAAATCATCCCGACTCCGGCCACCGACCCGGCCATCGTGGATTTCCTGATGCACTACGGCGACCTGTACCTGGGCAAAACCACGGTGCTGGCCAAGGACACCCCAGCCTTCATTGCCAACCGCGTGGGCGTGTTTGCCATCATGGACGTGCTGCAAGTGATGAGCCAACTGGGCCTCACAGTAGAAGAAGTCGACAAGCTCACCGGCCCGGTTATCGGCCACGCCAAGTCGGCCACCTTCCGTACTTCGGACGTGGTGGGGCTGGACACGCTGATGAACGTAGCCAACGGCCTGGCCCAAAACCTGCCCAACGACGAAGCCAAAGACGCTTTCCAATTGCCCGACTTCCTCAAGAAAATGGGCGAAAACAAATGGCTGGGCGACAAAACCGGTCAGGGCTTCTACAAGAAAGTGCGCGGCGAAGGCGGCAAGTCGGAAATCCAGGCCCTGGACCTGAACACGCTGGAGTACAAGCCCAGCCAGAAGGTGAAGTTTGCCACGCTGGAAACCACCAAGCCCATCGAGAAGCTGGCCGACCGGTTTAAGGTACTGGTGGCGGGCAAAGACAAAGCCGCCGACTTCTACCGCAAAACCTTCGCTGGCCTGTTTGCCTACGTCAGCAACCGGATTCCGGAAATCACCGACGCCCTGTACAAGATTGACGACGCCCTGCGCGCCGGCTTCGGCTGGGAAATGGGCCCGTTTGAAACCTGGGACGCGCTGGGCGTGCAAAAAGGCTTAGAATTAGCTCAAGCCGAAGGCAAAACCGTAGCGCCCTGGGTGCAGGAAATGCTGGCCGCCGGCCACTCTTCCTTTTATAAAGTGAGTGAGCAAGGCGTAAAGCAGTTCTACGACATCGAGTCGAAGAGCTACAAAGCCATTCCGGGCGTTGAGAACTTCGTCATCCTCGACAACCTGCGCGCCACTGGCAAAGTGCTGTGGAAAAACGCTGGCGCCTCGGTCATCGACCTCGGCGACGGTATCCTGAACGTGGAGTTCCACTCCAAGATGAACTCCCTGGGCTCCGATGTCATTCAGGGGTTGCTGAAAGGTGTGGAGTTGGCGGAAAAGGACTTCCGCGGCCTGGTAGTTGGCAACGACGGGCCCAACTTCTCGGCCGGCGCCAACCTGGGTTTGGTGTACATGTTTGCGCTGGATCAGGAGTACGACGAGCTGAACCTGATGATTGCCCAGTTCCAGCAGGCCATGATGCGCATGCGCTACAGCTCCATTCCGGTGGTGGGCGCCCCGCACGGCCTGGCCCTGGGCGGCGGTTGCGAGTTGAATCTGCACTGCGACCGGGTAGTAGCCGCCGCCGAAACCTACATGGGCCTAGTGGAATTCGGCGTGGGCCTGATTCCGGCTGGCGGCGGCACCAAGGAAATGACCTTGCGCACCGCGGCCAAGTACGAAGAAGGCGAACCGGAATTCAACCTCATCCGCAACACCTTCGTCACCATCAGCACCGCCAAAGTCTCGACCTCAGCCGCTGAAGCCGAAGACCTGGGTTTCCTGCGTCACGGCGACGAAATTGTGGTGAATGGTAGCCGCGTCATTGCCGAAGCCAAGCAAGCCGCCATTGAGCTAGCTGAAGACGGCTACACCATGCCGGTGCAGAAGACCAACATCAAGGTGCACGGCAAAGGCGCCCTCGGCATGTTCCTGACCGGCGTACACGCCATGAAGGAAGGCCGCTACATTTCGGACCACGACGTGAAAATTGCCAACAAACTGGCTTACGTCATGTGCGGCGGCGACCTGTCGGCGCCCACCGAAGTATCGGAGCAGTACCTGCTGGACCTGGAGCGCGAAGCCTTCCTCTCGCTGTGCGGTGAGCGGAAGACGCTGGAACGAATTCAGTCGATTCTGACCACGGGCAAGCCGCTGCGAAATTAG
- a CDS encoding formimidoylglutamase: MHRPRPMNLAIFFDPLREELVAPATSPTALAAYATRFLDVFPDWRTADLALIGLDEWRGSAQGAPAQHGADEVRRRFYQLQKGTGAARIVDLGNLRPGLTLEDTYQRLREIIAALLEHNTVPVLLGGSHDLDYGQFLAYETLDRAVSFATVDARVDMAEPDTGASCEDSHLRRMLLHEPSFLFNFAQLAHQQYLVAPDVLAALEKLHFETLRLGAIHADVRQAEPLLRQADFVSFDVAALRWNDAPAYHPANPFGLSNEEAAQLAWYAGHNDTLSSFGLYGYRPDYDPHGLAAATLATMLWYFVEGYYHRRQETDFQSRRFLRYAVGLPGTPAKLVFYKSKRTEKWWLEVESLADSEVKRIVPCSYQDYLRAAQGDLPNRWILTQALLG, translated from the coding sequence TTGCACCGTCCGCGCCCGATGAATCTGGCCATCTTTTTTGATCCGCTTCGTGAGGAGCTGGTAGCTCCTGCCACCTCCCCTACTGCGCTGGCCGCCTACGCCACGCGGTTTCTGGACGTGTTTCCGGACTGGCGCACCGCCGACCTGGCCCTGATTGGCTTGGACGAGTGGCGGGGCAGCGCCCAGGGCGCCCCCGCCCAGCACGGGGCCGACGAAGTGCGCCGCCGCTTCTACCAGCTTCAGAAAGGTACCGGCGCGGCCCGCATCGTGGACCTGGGCAACCTGCGGCCGGGCCTGACGCTGGAAGACACCTACCAGCGCCTGCGCGAAATTATTGCCGCTTTGCTGGAGCACAACACCGTGCCCGTGCTGCTGGGTGGCTCCCACGACCTCGACTACGGGCAGTTTCTGGCCTACGAAACCCTGGACCGGGCCGTGAGCTTCGCCACCGTGGATGCCCGCGTGGACATGGCCGAGCCCGACACCGGCGCCAGCTGCGAAGACAGCCACCTGCGCCGCATGCTGCTGCACGAGCCCAGCTTTCTGTTCAACTTTGCTCAGCTGGCCCACCAGCAGTATTTGGTGGCTCCCGATGTGCTGGCCGCGCTGGAAAAGCTGCACTTTGAGACCCTGCGCCTGGGCGCCATCCACGCCGATGTGCGGCAGGCCGAGCCCCTGCTGCGCCAAGCCGATTTCGTGAGCTTCGACGTGGCCGCTTTGCGCTGGAACGACGCCCCGGCTTACCACCCGGCTAATCCTTTTGGGCTGAGCAACGAGGAAGCCGCCCAGCTGGCCTGGTACGCCGGCCACAACGACACGCTCAGCTCCTTCGGCCTCTACGGCTACCGCCCCGACTACGACCCCCACGGCCTGGCCGCCGCCACGCTGGCCACCATGCTCTGGTACTTCGTGGAGGGCTACTACCACCGCCGCCAGGAAACCGACTTCCAGAGCCGCCGCTTTCTGCGCTACGCCGTGGGCCTGCCCGGCACGCCGGCCAAGCTGGTTTTCTACAAAAGCAAACGTACCGAGAAGTGGTGGCTGGAAGTGGAAAGCCTGGCCGACAGCGAGGTGAAGCGCATTGTGCCGTGCAGCTACCAGGACTACCTGCGCGCCGCCCAGGGCGACCTGCCCAACCGCTGGATTCTGACGCAGGCGCTGCTTGGATAG
- a CDS encoding acetyl-CoA C-acyltransferase — protein sequence MNAYIVAGYRTAVGKATRGGFRFTRPDDLAADVIKHLVASVPQLDPARIDDVIVGNAVPEAEQGLQMGRLISLLALPMNVSGLIVNRYCGSGVETIAMAAGKISAGMADCIVAGGTESMSLVPTVGWKTVPNYKLAQQHPNYYLGMGLTAEAVAQDYKISREDQDQFSYNSHQKAIKAIQEGKFKEQIVPITVEETYLDQATGKKKTRSYVVDTDEGPRADTSVEALGKLKPVFAANGTVTAGNSSQTSDGAAFVLVMSERMVKELNLEPVARMVTYATEGIDPRIMGMGPIKAVPKALKQAGMKLDDIDLIELNEAFASQSIAVVRELGIDESKLNVNGGAIALGHPLGCSGAKLSIQLFHELRQRGKKYGMVTACVGGGQGVAGIYELLK from the coding sequence ATGAATGCATACATAGTTGCTGGATATAGAACCGCGGTGGGCAAAGCCACCCGCGGCGGTTTCCGCTTCACCCGCCCCGATGACCTCGCCGCCGATGTCATCAAGCACCTGGTGGCCTCCGTGCCCCAACTCGACCCCGCCCGCATCGACGACGTAATCGTGGGCAATGCCGTGCCCGAGGCCGAGCAAGGCTTGCAAATGGGCCGGCTGATTTCCCTGCTGGCCCTGCCCATGAACGTGTCGGGCCTCATCGTGAACCGCTACTGTGGCTCCGGGGTGGAAACCATTGCTATGGCCGCCGGCAAAATCTCGGCCGGCATGGCGGACTGCATCGTGGCCGGCGGCACCGAAAGCATGAGCCTAGTGCCCACGGTGGGCTGGAAAACAGTGCCCAACTACAAGCTGGCCCAGCAGCACCCCAACTACTACCTGGGTATGGGCCTCACCGCCGAAGCCGTAGCCCAGGATTACAAAATCAGCCGCGAAGACCAGGACCAGTTCTCCTACAACTCCCACCAGAAAGCTATCAAAGCAATTCAGGAAGGCAAGTTCAAAGAGCAAATCGTGCCCATCACGGTCGAAGAAACCTACCTCGACCAGGCCACCGGCAAAAAGAAAACCCGCTCCTACGTGGTAGACACCGACGAAGGCCCCCGCGCCGATACCTCGGTAGAAGCCCTGGGCAAGCTGAAACCCGTGTTTGCCGCCAATGGCACCGTCACGGCCGGCAACTCCTCCCAGACTTCCGACGGCGCGGCCTTCGTGCTGGTTATGTCGGAGCGCATGGTGAAGGAGCTGAACCTGGAACCCGTGGCCCGTATGGTGACCTACGCCACCGAAGGCATCGACCCGCGCATCATGGGCATGGGCCCCATCAAGGCCGTGCCGAAAGCCCTCAAGCAAGCCGGCATGAAGCTCGACGACATCGACCTGATTGAGCTGAATGAGGCGTTTGCCTCCCAGAGCATTGCTGTCGTGCGCGAGCTGGGCATCGACGAAAGCAAGCTGAACGTGAACGGCGGCGCCATTGCCCTGGGCCACCCGCTGGGCTGCTCCGGCGCCAAGCTCAGCATTCAGCTGTTCCACGAGCTGCGCCAGCGCGGCAAAAAGTACGGCATGGTAACCGCCTGCGTCGGCGGCGGCCAGGGCGTAGCCGGCATCTACGAGCTGCTGAAGTAA
- a CDS encoding AMP-dependent synthetase/ligase: MPSLRMDIRRTFDILPHLEQKYNKPDCFAAKVNGQWTPLSTDEVVRQANQVSLGLRQLGIGRGDKVALISMNRPEWMISDFGIAQLGATSVPMYPSITVEDYKYIFRDAGVKAILVSDQKLLDKVREATEGLDIPAENVFTFDQLPDARHFSELLALGQQGNPQDLEPLKAAVQPDDLLTLIYTSGTTGQPKGVMLTHNNILSNCRNSQPFVPVSNNDKALSFLPLCHIFERMVTHLYLINGVSIYYAESMETIADNLREVKPEIFTTVPRLLEKVYDKIVAKGHTLEGVKKNLFFWALDLGLKYDTQKDHGFFYNTQLALANKLIFNKWREALGNNLRCIVSGGGALQPRLARVFWAAGIRVMEGYGLTETSPVIAVGGFEPENNLIGTVGPIIDNTEVKIAADGEILTKSESVMKGYYNKPEQTAEVFDAEGWFHTGDIGEIVDGRFLKITDRKKEMFKTSGGKYIAPQVIEGKLKESPLVEQCMVVGDGQKFPAALIIPSFDDLKGWCKRNGIDANGSNEDLIKNPKVVKMYEELVQKYNGGFAQWEQVKKIALLPTLWTVETGEMTPTMKVKRKMISENNKDIIESLYHQAVER; this comes from the coding sequence GTGCCCTCTCTCCGCATGGACATTCGCCGCACCTTCGACATTCTGCCTCATCTAGAGCAGAAGTACAACAAACCGGACTGCTTCGCCGCCAAAGTCAACGGGCAGTGGACGCCCCTAAGCACCGATGAGGTGGTGCGGCAAGCCAACCAGGTAAGCCTAGGCCTGCGCCAGCTCGGCATTGGCCGCGGCGACAAAGTAGCCCTGATTTCGATGAACCGGCCGGAATGGATGATTTCCGACTTCGGCATTGCCCAGCTCGGGGCCACCAGCGTGCCCATGTACCCCAGCATTACGGTCGAAGACTACAAGTACATCTTCCGGGATGCCGGCGTGAAGGCCATTCTGGTGTCGGACCAGAAGCTGCTGGACAAGGTGCGCGAAGCCACTGAAGGGCTGGACATTCCCGCCGAAAACGTCTTCACCTTCGACCAGCTGCCCGACGCGCGCCACTTTTCCGAGCTGCTGGCTCTGGGCCAGCAAGGCAACCCCCAGGACCTGGAGCCGCTCAAAGCCGCCGTGCAGCCCGACGACCTCTTGACGCTCATCTACACCTCGGGCACCACCGGCCAGCCCAAAGGCGTGATGCTGACCCACAACAACATCCTCAGCAACTGCCGCAACTCGCAGCCCTTTGTGCCCGTCAGCAACAACGATAAGGCCCTGAGTTTCCTGCCGCTCTGCCACATCTTTGAGCGAATGGTAACTCACCTCTACCTGATCAACGGCGTGAGCATTTACTACGCCGAGAGCATGGAAACCATTGCCGACAACCTGCGCGAGGTGAAGCCCGAAATCTTCACCACCGTGCCGCGCCTGCTCGAGAAGGTGTACGACAAGATTGTAGCCAAGGGCCACACCCTGGAAGGCGTCAAGAAAAACCTGTTCTTCTGGGCCCTGGACCTGGGCCTCAAGTACGACACCCAGAAAGACCACGGCTTCTTCTACAACACCCAGCTGGCCCTGGCCAACAAGCTCATCTTCAATAAGTGGCGCGAAGCCCTGGGTAACAACCTGCGCTGCATCGTGAGTGGGGGTGGGGCCTTGCAGCCGCGCCTGGCGCGCGTGTTCTGGGCCGCCGGCATCCGGGTAATGGAGGGCTACGGCCTCACCGAAACCTCGCCGGTTATTGCCGTGGGCGGCTTTGAGCCCGAAAACAACCTAATTGGCACCGTGGGCCCCATCATCGACAACACCGAGGTGAAGATTGCCGCCGACGGCGAGATTCTCACCAAGTCGGAGTCGGTGATGAAGGGCTATTACAACAAGCCCGAGCAAACGGCCGAGGTATTTGACGCCGAAGGCTGGTTCCACACCGGCGACATCGGGGAAATTGTGGATGGCCGCTTCCTGAAAATCACCGACCGCAAAAAGGAGATGTTCAAGACCTCGGGCGGCAAGTACATTGCTCCGCAGGTAATTGAAGGCAAGCTGAAAGAGTCGCCGCTGGTGGAGCAGTGCATGGTGGTCGGCGACGGGCAGAAGTTTCCCGCGGCCCTCATCATCCCGTCCTTCGACGACCTGAAAGGCTGGTGCAAGCGCAACGGCATCGACGCCAACGGCTCCAACGAAGACCTCATCAAGAACCCTAAAGTGGTCAAGATGTACGAGGAGCTGGTGCAGAAATACAATGGTGGCTTCGCGCAGTGGGAGCAGGTAAAGAAAATAGCCCTGCTGCCCACGCTCTGGACCGTAGAAACCGGCGAAATGACGCCCACCATGAAGGTGAAGCGCAAGATGATTTCCGAAAACAACAAGGACATCATCGAAAGCCTGTACCACCAAGCCGTGGAGCGGTAG
- a CDS encoding cytochrome b5 domain-containing protein, with product MALRNGQDRDEIWVAYQGLIYDVTRSRLWKRGNHYEHWAGQDLTKELDHDAPHTIHVLDKFTVIGRLA from the coding sequence CTGGCCTTGCGTAACGGGCAGGACCGGGACGAAATCTGGGTGGCCTACCAGGGGCTGATTTACGACGTGACCCGCTCCCGCCTCTGGAAGCGCGGCAACCACTACGAGCACTGGGCCGGCCAGGACCTGACCAAGGAGCTGGACCACGACGCGCCCCACACGATTCATGTCCTGGACAAGTTTACCGTCATCGGCCGGCTAGCGTAG